TAGTGCAGTAGCCTTTTTCCGTAATGGTTAGCGAGACTATCGCCGTTTGCGGGCGCGCCATCGCCTCAAGGATCGTTTCAACGCCATCCTCATCAGACAGCAGCGCTTCGGTCATCGATCCGACAATTTTTAGCTCACTGCCTGACGCCCCGCGTTCTGCCACGGTGTAGAGCAAATCCTGCTTTTTCAAATCGTCGATAAGAGTTTTACCAAACGAACGCAGGTTAACCTCGCAGATACCCCAATCACTGCCAAACTGCTGATTAAGCTCGTGGGCATATAGCGCCTGGTGAGCACGATGAAATGCCCCACAACCCAAATGTACAATTCGTGAAACCAGACGCGAGCGGTTGGAGTCAGGCAGCGCGACAGGCAGTGGCTGGCTGGCGATAGTCTTAGACATAATTATCTCCTGGCTAATTTTATGCGGGCGACATCTCACCCGCCGCCTTTCCGTTAGCTATAGAACGCACGCTGGATGGCCAGCTCTACGCCACGCACTTCAGCCAGCCCTTTCAGGCGACCAATAGCGGAATATCCCGGATTGGTTTTTTTGTGCAGATCGTCCAGCATCTGGTGTCCATGATCCGGGCGCATTGGAATCGGGTCATCAATGCCTTGTCCTTTACGGCGCTGCTCTTCCTCAACGATAGCCTTCACGACTTCATACATATCCACGTCGCCACCCAGATGGGCCGCCTCGTGGAAAGTTTTCGGGTTTTCTTCACGTTGAGTGGAGCGCAGATGGGTGAAATAGATGCGCGGACCAAAACGTTTGATCATCGCCACCAGATCGTTGTCTTTACGCACGCCATAAGATCCGGTGCACATCGTAAATCCGTTTGCCGCTTCCGGTACTGTATCCACCATCCATTGCATATCTTCGATGGTAGAAACAATGCGCGGCAGGCCGAGGATCGGACGCGGCGGATCGTCAGGATGTACCGCCATACGCACTCCAGCCTCTTCAGCCACTGCGGTAATTGCCTTCAGGAAGTAAGCAAAATTTTCACGCAGCTGGGCTTTATCGATCCCCGCATAGCGGTCTAGCTGGGCCTGGAATTGTTCAATCGTATAGCCCTCTTCTGCTCCCGGCAGACCGGCGATGATATTGCGGGTTAAACGCTGCTTATCTTCATCACTCA
This genomic interval from Salmonella enterica subsp. enterica serovar Choleraesuis contains the following:
- the uxuA gene encoding mannonate dehydratase, producing the protein MKQSWRWYGPNDPVSLSDIRQAGATDVVTALHHIPNGEVWSVEEIKKRQTEVAAKGLVWSVVESVPIHEEIKTHTGQYDRWIANYQQTLRNLATCGIHTVCYNFMPVLDWTRTDLAYELPDGSKALRFDQIEFAAFELHILKRPGAEADYTAQEISAAAERFAAMSDEDKQRLTRNIIAGLPGAEEGYTIEQFQAQLDRYAGIDKAQLRENFAYFLKAITAVAEEAGVRMAVHPDDPPRPILGLPRIVSTIEDMQWMVDTVPEAANGFTMCTGSYGVRKDNDLVAMIKRFGPRIYFTHLRSTQREENPKTFHEAAHLGGDVDMYEVVKAIVEEEQRRKGQGIDDPIPMRPDHGHQMLDDLHKKTNPGYSAIGRLKGLAEVRGVELAIQRAFYS